The genomic stretch acacattttaatattttgtataCACATCCTAAATGAGCCTAAGTGAAAACCCTTGAAGCATAAATAAGGCTGccatttgtctctctctctctctctctcttagcgtttagttcttttttttcttttttgtctttgctgTGTAACTAATTGCCCACACAGAGTAACCTCATTTGACCTTGAAATTCCATCTCTTCTGTGTTCCAGGAATGTACCCATCTGGTTTTGACTACATGGCCCCACCTCCCCCCTACCCTGGGCCACCCCAAAATTGGACTGCACCCCCTCAGAATTgggcagcagcaccaccaccacctccaggtctatttctctctctttatttttcctctctgtATGTCTGTGTCGCTGCACCCGTCAGATCTGATCCGTCTGCCTCAAAGTGAATCACTTCGTAGCACGCCACCCAAAAAGGGGTGCTGATGTCTCATCGGCTACACATCAAAATTACAAAGCTTAAACAATCTCCCCTCTCTCGCCCCATAGTCGTTTCTAGCACCTTGTGCATTTCATTGAAAACAGTCTCACCCTGCTTCACCCCGTGAGCTTGGTACACTGCGCTGAAATGTCAGTTTGGCATATCTCTATTTTAGGAAGAGCTCGAGTAGGACGTTTGCCGCTGTGCATCCTCAGGGTAGTGCCTGTAGATTTTTGTCTCAAGGATTCCTGGAGCTGTCAGTTGTTGTGCTTCACATGACTAATACTGTGCTGCTCCTCGCATCAGTTCTTCCTCACAGTGTTTGGAGCTTTAGCGTCTGCTCCCAAATATGTCCTGCATTCATCACTGTCCGTCTTTAGCTCTCCCTGTCTTTTGTCACATCTCGTTTTCTGCACAGGTAACTCCAAGGCGGCTGAAGCAGCTGGCAGCGCGTATTACAATCCCAGCAATCCACACAATGTCTACATGCCCATGGTAAGCTGCTTTGCTTGTCTTCCTCGCAGCTAAAGTTGCGTGGAAGTGACAATCTTTTAATGACGCTTCTCTTTATTCTCGCGTAGGAGCGGCCTCCACCATATGCACCTTATCCAAACTCTCCTGAGAAGAAAAGTAACTGAAGCTCAGGCACCATCACTTCGATGacactcctctctccttcctctgtaTCTTAAAATAAATTCTAAAGCAAGGAGTCATGTTGATGGATACCTACTCGATTTGTAgaatacagaaaagaaaatgcaaGTAATAAGAGGGTTCAAAGATGTCAGTGATAATTCACCAACAAATTAATTGGTGATATTTTGGATACCTTAGAAAGCAATCACGTCTTTTAAATACTGTTTTCCGTTTTCATTTAAAATCATTGACAGCTTGTAACTCTAGCTAGACTCATTATTAACATTCTCAGTGATGGGATTTATTTCTGTCGAATTATCTAGCACGTAGGTGAGGACACCTAAACTGTCCTGAGCTGAAAGGAGGAGGCAGTATGGGGGAATGTATTTTTTAAGATGGATTTATTACCAAAACATTTTGTAGCAATTTCTTGATTGCAGTTCCTGTAGTTATTAACAATAGAAAGTCTTTTTGCAGCATCATTAAAGGTACCGCATGTGTTTCCTATACAGTTTTGCATTGAGTAGTAGTCCATATACAAACCTGAAGGTGTTTAGTGATACAGTATCTGACTGATTCTCATTCTCTGAGTAGCGAGTTAAAGTTTCCCTAACACATGACCAACGTGATCTACATCAGTTACATTACAGTCCCAAGTAATTCCATTCATTGTATGACCCAAATCTCACAGTCTCCATCATAATTTAATATATGTATTAGAGGTTTTGTTATGAAAAGGAGCAGTGcattgtttgaaaaaaaaaaggggtatCAGATAGATTTCTAACATAACAAGTCTACAGTATGGATGTGCAATAATTCAACCTCATAACAAGGTTAAAGGTGATGAGCTGGGGTGACCTGAATGAGCCCCGAGCTCTGGTCCTAGCTTTCTATTGTATTCATGTATGCAAGCCAAGCTGAAACCAGAACTCTACTTTGTGTAATCACGCCAGTGTGGGGTTACAAGGCCACAGTGTTACATTAAGGGCCGTCAGTGTTGAAACTTCTGAATGCAAACCATTTATTCCTGATTTAAAGTGGGGTGAGGCGCCAACAGGCCGTGTAATCACACCCTCTCATTGTGCATCAGTTAACACCTGTTGAAGGACTATGCGCACACTTGAAGTGAATAGAGGATTTTTTGGGTTTGGGTTTTAGTTGCTTGAACGGTGAAGACAGCAACAAACTTGTGTTGCACTTCATGGTGTGGTAAAGCTGTTGCAGGCTTCTCTTATTGctataatgtgtttattttgtggCTGTAGCTGCTGTTCttacattcatttttatgtaATTGTTAATAAATCCAGTAGGGCTTACACTGAGGAAGGTGTTTGTATATTTAGAATTCATAATCAGCTGTATACACTGGCAGCAAATGtacctgaaaaaaaaaggaagaaacatTGTTATTGAACATAATTCAAGATTTTGCTGACATTCTTGTCAGGGCGATTAGCTTCACAGTAAGGTCAAAACTGTTTCTGTTGCCACATTGTCTGAAAAGAACCCGGTTGTGATTTTTATTTGCAGCGTGTGCTCAACCCGCTTAAATGTAGATTTAAATCTGTCCTTGAGCAGGGCATCTCTTTCATCCTGTACAGTGACtttcagtacctgtgagggtttctggacaatatgtcattgttttgttaattgatttccaataatgtatatatacatacatttgcataaagcagcatatttgcccactcccatgttgataagagtgtgaaacacttgacaaatctccctttaagatacaatttgaatagataaaaatgtgtgattaatcgtgattcatcatggacaatcatgtgattaatcgcaattaaatattttaatcgattgacagccctaattgttagCAGAAACCTGTATCTGTTCAGGgatgaaattatttttaaactgTTCAAGTAGTCTGTGAGTAACGGAAGGTTATTTGGTGTTGATACAAAAGTGTCTCAACccaccccgctctcccctattGTCCCTGACAGCGTTtcacaaaataaagaaataagacaACTGGAATTCCTCTTCctgaataacatatttattatgttaTGAAACACTATCAAACCTGAACATTATATTCACTCGTCACGGAAAATCACACAGCACAGATGCATCGCATAACACCGTTTCAAGagtctgaataaataaagatggCATTGTCATGcactaaaacacaaaatattcaCGACACACCAATGCTTCCTGGATAGACATAATATAAGTTTATAACAACACCTATAGCTAGCTAGCTCAGCTGTCCACCCATTAATTCATAAAGACTAGTTCTACTTTATGGCTCAACTCCTGTTTCTGTCCAGTTCCTTACTCAGGAAAAGGAAGTGTGCTTTTCACTACCATGTATCTAATGTTAATTCTATACATTTCTCTGTAGCCGTCACTAAACTGTAAACTAGATTAAAAAGATGTGCAAAGCCCTACTGTGTATTCTTTAGGGAGATGAGAGCTCAACAGGGACTTTATCGACCCTTTAGGACAACCATGTAATTCTAAAAGGAATGAACAAAATCAATTCAGTTGTATTTAAATACAGATTATATTAGATTATTCACTGAGTTACTTTGATCATTTCTGTTTCTCACCTGTAAACCAGAGTCCCAGTTTATCTAAAGGTAGTTTTCCCTCAGCGTAGAGAACTGAACTGATGCAAATATTTATGATTCAAATTCTGTATGAGACGTATTACGCGGGACTCCTTAACACTACATTTGTCTAGaagtctttaaaggaacagtgtgtaacatttcaggggatctattagcagaaatggaatataatattcataactatgttttcattagtgtataatcacctgaaactaagaatcgtgtattcgttagcttagaatgagcccttcatatctacatagggagcttcatggagtccgccgtgtttctacaatagccaagaacggacaaaccgaacACTGGCACTCCTGACGCgattttacgttacctgaaggctaccgtagttctctgacacgttTGCGAatctgtggtaacgtgagccacagagtgcaaaaccgtggttgACCGAAAAAAACCGAATGGCGTTACCACTGTTTTGCACTCAGTGGCTCACGTTGCTGCAGTcttggagagggaggagtgagtggaggagtattcagttggttgcaatctgcaaccacaccactagatgccgccaaatcctacacacggTCCCTTTAACCACTCTGATTACGCGTTATTTCGGAGCAACAAGGGGTGAGTTTAAActagaaacaaaaataaagaaactgTGGGAAAGAAATGAGAAAATGCCTGTGCACTGATGTCAAATTCTAATTGGTCCCAGTGCTTGAACACCTAACTTCAGTGTAGCTACTGTACGTGTGACAAGCAGAAGATCAGATGGGTAAAGGCAACATGGGTAATCTCTATCTGTCCATTTGGGCTCAAAGGTCTATCAAGTCACCATGTTGCTCGTACCAATCAAATACTGTTAGAGCTACAGGGGTTGTCGGCAGTGAAAGGGTAATTAAGGTTGAATAAAGGATTCAGCATGAGTTTTGACGCCGATCTGATCCGATGGCTCCTACGGCTCTTCCTGTAGAAACCACACCTCGTTGCGGCGTCCGTAAGGCTTGAGCGGCGGGTCGTAGCTACAGCAGAAGTACTGCTTGCGCTGAAAGGGAGCCGTCTCACCCAGGGTGCGTGTCAAACGCAAGGCCTCTGCTCGGTACTCAGTCTCAGCTGCGAAGCCTCCAAACTGCCTGCgaacaaaaagaaagacaatTTATAATTAGGTGGATAATTAGAGGGTTAGATGCAGACTTTTTACTCGATGTGCTGTCTCATTGGGGTGGAACAGGGACCCAAAAGGCACACATGTACGGAAGTCCTATATggacatgattaaaaaaaaaaaatgtaatagcGTTATCTCAAGATCACGAGTTATTATGTTTTAACTTGAGAAAACAAACTTTCTTATCTCGAGATAACAAaatttgtttataataataattaactcgttaactaatttctttagcgcattaacgcaatcaatctttcggaggttgtagcgggctcagttttaaaactagagtgaagacactggtatcacatgaaactagaaaacctatcCAATAGtattgtcatactagcttgtcgcaaaggagggtaaataatgctccaaacgtacgcAAAATTTTgacgaagaaaaactggcatagccattttcataggggtcccttgacctcggacctcaagatatgtgaatgaaaatgggttctacgggtacccacgagtctcccctttacagacatgcccactttatgataatcacatgcagtttggggcaagtcatagtcaagtcagcacactgacacactgacagctgttgttgcctgttgggctgcagtttgccatgttatgatttcagcatattttttaagctaaatgcagtacttgttagggtttctggacaatatacaaacatttgcataaagcaagcatatttgccttcCCCAtggtgataagagtattaaatacttgacaaatctccctttaaggtacattttgaacagacaaagaatgtgcgattaatttgtcaTTCATCGtgattaactttggacaatcatgcgattaattgcgattaaatgttttattcgattgatagccctaattataagtaataaaagaaaacaccttttgttttcctgtgataactgcattaaagaaaatgtttaaatcatGTCTGTTTAAGGCTTCcgtacacattcacactgagGTGAATGAATGTATTAACTAAGGCCTCCAAAAATGAAATAGCTACTAGTGCATTTGGGTCCAAAATTTGGACAAAATAATGACAGTTGGAAACTCATGGAAAGACTTGacacgtaagggataatgtacagcgagccggtgtttgctgtgaaataaaccccgacaggacAAAGCGAAGGGGCTTGCATCAAACTGTTGgggttatttcacaacaatgaccctctagctgtacattatcccgcttattacacggctacttacttaaaaaatcaataattttatacaaaaaacggtccgccacagtccaacatcagaactgcgcccatagcaacggtctgttatacatagcaacggtctgctataaagaattAACAGACTATAGAAGGCCGTGATtggccaatcagaatcgagtattcaacaaagccgtgtaataagttaAGGGAGATATCTTTTTCCTTGTGTAGACACATCGACATCTTTAAATGCAACACTTTAAATGACACCTACAGAGCGTAGACAGTCATGCCGGGCCGCTCCTCAATCTTGATGGCACTGTCGGTGGGAGTTGGGGGTTCTTGCTGGTAGCTGGTGGGTACGCGGATGGCGACCACCAAGCGGCGAGACAGAACGCCGTCATTCCGCGGGTACACTGTGACGATGATGGGAGCTGCTGTACCCATGGCCTCCTCTTAGAGGATGaagtgtgagacagagagtgagttTAAAAAAGGGAGGCACTATCCTCCCTAAAGCAAACTACCCAAACCTAAAGGTCAGGAATTTGCACCTCTATGAATAGCAAACAAATGATGATTCTGCACTGGGGCCTAGTTTTCAGACTGCACTATTAGTTGGCTGAGGTTATATTTGTCTGTTGACCTAAAGCGTGAAAACATGACCTCAAAAGATATTTGTGTCTGAGTATTATTCAAATTTATACTCGAGTAAAGCAAAGCCATTTCAAGTGAGCCAGTTTATACTGTAGCTATAGTTTGTTTATTCAAAATGAGGATGGAGACATATGTTGGTCCCATCTTTGATGCTTCAGGCCATCCTAAGAGTGGCTCTCCATAACTCCATGAACAAAATTAGAAAGCTGGAGATTGGAATATTTTTTATCCTTTTATAAACTGCAGGGTTGACCACTAGCTCAATAACGAGTCATGATtaatcattagggctgtcaaagttaacgcaaattcgttttaacgccactaatttctttaacgcattaacacaatttctaggttatagcgggctcaagctagagtgaagatactggtatcatatgaaactaacccaaggaatccattggcaccaacaatgtcatactagcttgttgggaaggaggctaaataatgctccaaacttattctaaattttggcgaggaaaaactggcatggccattttcaaaaggggtcccttgacctctgacctcaagatatgtgaatgtaaatgggttctatgggtacccacgagtctcccctttacagacatgcccactttatgataatcacatgcagtttggggcaagtcatagtcaagtcagcacactgacacactgacagctgttgttgcctgttgggctgcagtttgccatgttatgatttcagcatatttttttatgctaaatgcagtacctgtgagggtttctggacaatattttatcattgttttgtgttgttaattgatttccaataatgaatatatacatacatttgcataaagcaagcatatttgtccactcccatgttgatgagactattaaatacttgacaaatctccctttaaggtacattggaacagatacaaaatttgagattaatttgtgattaatcgtgaactatggacaatcatgcgattaatcacatttaaatattttaaatgattgacagccctagtaatcatctaaaaaaaattatcccaAGATTAATGAAAACTTGTGTTTTAATGACGTATCTTAAATTATTAGTCCAGTGTGTTTCTTCTTTGTGGCCTTCATCAGATTATGAAAATCTTTCTAATGCAATACTTAAATCAGCACTCTTGCTTCGTACCCGTCTTATGTGTGTGTCTTATTAGCTTAAAAGAGGAACAGGAAAGATAACAGAAGCTGTTCATGAGGTCCTATACTGTTAGTGAACGTATCTTAGCACAGTTTTattctctgattggcttaccttGTTCATTGCTCCCTCCGATGTACATGAGCAGCTTCCTCACCAGCTCCCCTGTCACTTGGTCAAAGGATCGTCCCTCGGACGAGACAACAGCGTATTTGGAACCATCGTACCGCCGCACCTCAAAGCTAACTCCATCCTGGGGAAGAAAATCAGTGGGTGGTTTCAGGCCAGCTACACACTGTGGCATGCACAAATGCAGAAATTACTTTTATGCACATACACCCccacagacaaacacagttGTTCCCTTCCTGGGGATGGGTGTATGGGAGAAGCTGAAATATGATTCACCTCTGACACACCGATGTTGACAATCTGCTCCTGAGGACGAAAGCTTTGTATCGAACTGGCGTGGGGGGGGTTAACACTTGAaggattcagtgtgtgtgtttgtgtgcgtgacTGCACACACGTGGGTGTGTGAAACCCAACGTGGGCAGCCAAATAATGAGATGCAGATGAAATGGAATTTACACTGATTTGATTtagtttcttcttctgctctgcAGGGTTCAGTCAGCCTGCAGAGAATAATGGGCAAGAGATGTCTTACATAACACACAACTCGCCCCCACCCCCAGACACACAGCGTCAACAGATGCAACAGTTTTTGCATTAAATATGATGAAGTGGGGCAAATGTGGAGCACGGTCACTCAAACTATGCTGCTCAGCTGAGCAATAACTTTAATAGGTTTTGAACGAATCTGGCCACTGTAGAGACCGAGATGCAGGTTTCAAATACAGCTCCTCGTTCCACTAATGTGATTACACTGTGTGTATAGCTCCGTGTTTATTTGTATGATGTTTCTGAGCACTGGAATTTAATGTCATTGCGATTCGTTCTCCTTCAGTGTTTACCGTCTGTCTATAAGAAGCTGCTGTAaaatatacagttcattattttgcagatgatgcgtttctttttaaatgaaaccggcagcaaaacaaacaaatggaaATGCACTCCAGGCATCATTTCCAGTGCAGATGCTCATTCCTACGTGGGCTTCTCTTCCCCTGAgggaaatctcaaaatgtcattttataATCACAGggtatttaaatgttttcaaatttctatatttatgttattttgacaAATCTAAATTCAAAACCCACCCGAGTGGTAACTCCCTACAGAGGTCCTGTAATCAGACGATGCGGCCGTACTCATTCCTCAACACATACAAGATAACACCATGTTATCATGGCGCTCTAACTTGTGACAGGTACCCAGGCTCCTGCATGGTAATTACAAGGGTTCTGCTCTGTATGGCTTGTCAGCGGGACCACCATTAACACTGTACGGGTGACATACCGACAACTTCAGTTAAgcagtgcaattaatttgtctgctatgtgtatgtgtggttgTATGTGTTTAGCTGCTGTCTTGTGCCATCTTATACAGTGATAATTACTCTGTTCCCGAGGAGAGCACACAAAAGGCATTATCAACACCGTGAGTGTTAAATTGCCATTTCATGTTCTGTTAAAATAATCTTCTGCGTTCATTAGCAAACTTCTAGGTGCCTATATGTTGCTGCTATTCTAGTGTGAATGTCTATAGGTACGTGTGCATGCCCTGCCAACTCCTCTGTATTCTGTGTCAGTTTTAATTAAGAGTGTAGGGTGTCAGAGTCAGGCGGGCTTTGCACAGATCAGGTGGCGAGCTCTGATTTCAATACCCACTGTTTAAACAAGTCAGTCAGTTCCAGAGATTTGATGAGCCCTGAGCTTGGCCTTTTCAAAGCTGTTTAAAGGGGACGTATCATGCTCACTTTAAGGTTCATActcgtattttgggtttctactagaacatgtttacatgctttaatgttcaaaaagcgcattatttttctcattgtgtctgtctgaatatacctgtattcaccctctgtctgaaacgctccgttttaacgCCAGTTCCTTTAAGACCCCCCTCCCgtaaaaagcccagtctgctctgattggcttgtgagaaaaacatGGCTCACCTTTGCAAAGATAGTCCGAAAGCTGTGGACAATAATGAGcctgtgacataggaaggggagccaaatctgaatggcacTAGAGTGACTTTGACATCATCATGCATTTTGATCAGTAATAATGAGTTATAATCCTTTTTGTCCACTTTTCAAATGTGAGTATTTAtactttaaataattaaaatgcagTTATTTGTACACATACTGTTGGCTTAAACTGTCTTTTGGGGAATTTCAGCTTCAGGCAATAGCTGATAGTATGCAGTGTCAGGCAAGATCAGCCTTCCAGTGTCTGTGCTGGCTAAATGTGTCAGTTTAGGTCATTTGAttccctgcctgcctgtctgggAGTCCTCTTTGTCTCAGTCTGTGTGCCTGTGTGACTCTGTCAAAGGATAGCTGCTATTCATTCAGAGATAAGCACACAAAGCCGATTTCAAAACCCATGCCAACCAACCGTGACATTACATGGCTACATGCACATTTACAGTAGTGCGCTGTGGGTCAACAGGGCACGAGAGAAGATCCTCGAAATGACTGTTAAGCATCGCCTCAGTTAGTGACTCACATCACTGAGTTTACTAGAATCTATCCAAAGTGTGcatatattaaagaggacctattacgttttttccctttcctttagtgtgttatatagttttttatgcatgtaaaaggtctgcaaagttacaaagcccaaagtccacgccaaagggagttattctcccccacagaaacactgctcatttgcataatacctgcctggttagagcggagctggagcggattCCAAAGAGTTCGGTTCgcttgaccaatcacaacagagtgggcgaAAAAAGGTgttggtcgtgtctagaaggtaacccacgaattggaaatctgatctgaaatctgcaaaaactcttgcgagactcgctgcccgacgacctatcctaaccatggatgtataaagagaactggatacagcggtggaggcgggctcccgttcatttctatgagagttgctcagtggcgcgtgaagccaaaatggctcatcTAACAAGTGACAAAGTACTCGGAACTTAGGACCTAAtggtttaaataagggctatttaagtgttcataacggaagttgatttacctctttcccaatgtaagtctatgggaaaagtctttttgggcccaatggcatcacatgactgacacggaagttgtagtaccaccgtttgacCACTACAAAAATCTGCTTcacagcccggcgctcttcctggggactTAATCCTAACCTTAAATATTTGAGATAAccataactattcaaggtcaatgcctaaccataactattcgagatcaatgcctaaccataactattcgagatcaatgcctaaccataactattcgagatcaatgcctaaccataactatccgagatcaatgcctaacctcaaccatcacACGAGTTTCCCCAACTCGCGGGTTCCCTCCTACGCAGACACGACCAGAGGTGCACAGCCGGTAAAgtgatttttgaacattaaagcatgtaaacatgttctagcagaaacccaaaatacaagtatgcacctggaaataagcataataggtcccctttaaatatagCTGAAcacaataatatatacataaacataacAAGGCTCAGGGTGGGgtgagggtgggggtgggggtgttgCTGACATGCAAGGGCATGcccttttcctcctctatgacgtCAGTTTTAGATGGCCAGTGTATCAGTGTACACACACCTACCTGAGCGTCTGATCTGCATCCTCTTCCAGGGCAGGGTCAGTTAGCTTGGCCTCTGTGGTTTCACATACACACGCAAGCGAGCAGTATACATCTCATTGTCACACCCACATCTATAATGTCATGATGGAAAAAACAGTGACCAGTAGCATGTTAAAACCTTTCTTACtgtagtctgtgtgtgttattgttttaaGGTTATACACTAAAAGTCAGCATCACTGTCTTTATTCCTTCCTGTGTTATTGTTTTAAGGTTATACACTAAAAGTCAGCATCACCATCTttattccttccttccttccttcctgcctcTTGCTGATTGGCAGAGGACCTCTGGCTGCTTTGCCCCACACTGCGGCTCAGCAGGCATCTTTATAGGTCACAAGCAATTAAGTGGCAGGCTGTCAGTCAAGGTTACAGAGGTTGTGACAACAGCAGGGAAAAGACAGCAAAGTCCATGACcgttttaaaaacacatatgCCACAACATAGCCTAGTTATAGCATTAAGTGCAGGATGAAATATTGATGCAAACAAGGATGAGAAACCTTGCACCTTTTGCAGGATTACAGTCTGTGCGTaatggagagaagaggagcgAATTTGCAGAAGATTTTCTAAAGATAtcacagtgatgatgatgacgttGTTGTCTGACAGACAGGTGTCCGCACAGGCAGGCGCTGCTTTTCTTACCTTGGTCTCGCTGCTGAGCAGTTTATATTCCGTCTCCTCGGTGTTTCCGAAGAGCGAATTCTTGATCATGCCAAACATGTCGCTTCGGCCGGAtcacctctcttcctctctccgcTCCTTTTTTGGTTTGTTGTGCGTCCTCCCTTTTGTCGTCCTTGTGCTTTTCTGCAGACAACTTTCTCCCTGACAGCTCCCTCTATATTTGGTCGTCcaattcctttaaaaaaacaaaactagatGTATCCAGATGCTCCAAAACGCAAATAAATTTCTCCTCCAGAGCAGAAGCGCGCCTGGTTCCAGTGCAGCAACAGAGCTCTCAACAGATGCTTTTTTCGGAGACAGAAGTTGGCGATGCTGACTCCTCGCCTAGGAATGAACAAATCAGCCTCCACTGTGACGGGTGGACTGTCTCCGCCCTCCTCCGCTCCCAGTTTTTTCCTATTACCAGCTTGACGCTCACTTATATCACCTCCTTTTTACTCATACACGTTTAAATTCACTTAAAAGCTGGCAGAATGGGGCTAATTTCCCATGCATGGCTT from Sebastes fasciatus isolate fSebFas1 chromosome 13, fSebFas1.pri, whole genome shotgun sequence encodes the following:
- the LOC141780350 gene encoding heme-binding protein 1-like; translation: MFGMIKNSLFGNTEETEYKLLSSETKDGVSFEVRRYDGSKYAVVSSEGRSFDQVTGELVRKLLMYIGGSNEQEEAMGTAAPIIVTVYPRNDGVLSRRLVVAIRVPTSYQQEPPTPTDSAIKIEERPGMTVYALQFGGFAAETEYRAEALRLTRTLGETAPFQRKQYFCCSYDPPLKPYGRRNEVWFLQEEP